One genomic region from Solirubrobacterales bacterium encodes:
- a CDS encoding O-antigen ligase family protein, with the protein MMQLGVVGALESLGLVLIAALIAGWLLASSERMRWTSAVLVLVLTPLVLAGSVVGDEQSSLPELSAPLIGAGLIAGVIALAAVAAVFVKYPRAVMPIALATIAFRVPIDIGGDSVKLLLPLYLTIGGAVVARAWMYWRGRALDAPRGPKLLDLTIVAFLGLYAIQSLYADDVSVATQNFCFFYAPFVLLYGLAASQKWDAKLLRTCFVTLVSVALVLVFAGFIEFARGRYLITIGGSQPSDFDPYFRVQSLFFDPNIYGRFLAVVMLVAAAVMLFTDKTKRVLGAALILAILWAGLVLSLSQSSFAALLSGLIVLAALRWKAKPVLILTGAAMLLGAIFAIAFPSVTGVELTSGKGAERATSGRLDLVTGGLTLWSQKPFFGHGSGDFSESYRANKLAKRTVFGPASTTKSHTAPLTVAAEQGIVGLAAFIALLVAGFGAVFRRVGREDGPRKRPGLVARVAVAAGFTAIFVHALAYAAFLEDPLMWVLLGSAVSLAAIPRNGVEEESKETS; encoded by the coding sequence ATGATGCAGCTAGGAGTTGTAGGCGCGCTCGAGAGCCTCGGCCTCGTGTTGATTGCTGCGCTGATCGCAGGCTGGCTACTCGCCTCGAGCGAACGCATGCGCTGGACCAGCGCCGTGCTCGTGCTCGTGCTCACGCCGCTCGTGCTCGCCGGTTCAGTTGTCGGCGACGAGCAGTCGAGCCTGCCAGAACTCTCTGCTCCTTTGATCGGGGCTGGTTTGATCGCCGGTGTGATCGCGCTGGCGGCGGTCGCCGCGGTGTTCGTGAAGTACCCCCGCGCCGTAATGCCGATCGCTCTCGCCACGATCGCCTTCCGCGTGCCGATTGACATCGGCGGCGACTCAGTGAAGCTTCTGCTCCCGCTCTACCTGACGATCGGCGGCGCCGTCGTTGCGCGCGCGTGGATGTACTGGCGCGGACGCGCGCTCGATGCTCCTCGCGGGCCGAAGCTGCTGGACCTCACGATCGTGGCCTTCCTCGGCCTCTACGCAATCCAGAGCCTCTACGCCGACGACGTCTCGGTCGCCACCCAGAACTTCTGCTTCTTCTACGCGCCGTTCGTGTTGCTCTACGGCCTCGCTGCTTCGCAGAAGTGGGATGCCAAGTTGCTTCGCACCTGCTTTGTCACTCTCGTGTCAGTCGCGTTGGTGCTCGTCTTTGCGGGATTCATCGAGTTCGCCCGCGGTCGCTATCTGATCACGATCGGCGGATCGCAGCCCTCGGATTTTGACCCGTACTTCCGCGTGCAGTCGCTCTTCTTCGACCCGAACATCTACGGGCGGTTCCTGGCGGTCGTGATGCTCGTGGCGGCGGCGGTGATGCTCTTCACCGACAAGACCAAGCGCGTGCTCGGCGCGGCGTTGATCCTCGCGATCCTCTGGGCGGGACTGGTGCTGTCGCTCTCGCAGTCGAGCTTTGCTGCGCTGCTTTCTGGACTGATCGTGCTCGCGGCGCTTAGATGGAAGGCGAAACCTGTGCTGATCCTGACCGGGGCGGCGATGCTCCTCGGGGCGATCTTCGCGATCGCGTTCCCATCTGTGACCGGCGTAGAGCTGACAAGCGGCAAGGGTGCAGAGAGAGCAACGAGCGGGCGGCTCGACCTCGTGACCGGCGGCCTCACTCTGTGGAGCCAGAAGCCATTCTTCGGCCACGGCTCCGGTGACTTCTCCGAGTCCTACCGTGCCAACAAGCTCGCCAAGCGCACCGTCTTCGGACCGGCAAGCACGACCAAGTCCCACACCGCGCCACTGACGGTCGCGGCTGAGCAGGGGATCGTGGGGCTCGCGGCGTTCATCGCTCTGCTGGTCGCCGGATTCGGCGCGGTCTTCCGCAGAGTCGGCAGGGAGGACGGTCCGCGAAAACGTCCCGGCCTGGTCGCCCGCGTCGCAGTTGCCGCTGGCTTCACTGCGATCTTCGTTCATGCTCTGGCTTATGCCGCGTTCCTGGAGGACCCGCTGATGTGGGTGCTGCTCGGCTCCGCGGTCTCGCTCGCGGCCATCCCGCGCAACGGCGTCGAAGAAGAATCCAAAGAAACCTCGTGA